Proteins encoded in a region of the Enterococcus gilvus ATCC BAA-350 genome:
- the atpH gene encoding ATP synthase F1 subunit delta, with protein sequence MKLDKYTVGKRYGKALFELAIEDKAVDAVYQELLTVRAICKEIPDLGNILTDVRLEGAEKKAIMDAFTGGFDGIVKNFLLVVFEYNRSDDLPFMIDEFERRYDELNKIAHGTVTTAVPLSEDKKQELEAKVADVFGYQKATLTPFVDESILGGVIVEADHQVIDGSLASQLNGLRAALSKK encoded by the coding sequence ATGAAGCTTGATAAATACACTGTTGGTAAACGGTACGGTAAGGCTTTATTTGAACTGGCGATCGAAGATAAAGCTGTGGACGCTGTTTATCAAGAGCTGCTGACTGTCCGAGCAATCTGTAAAGAAATTCCTGATCTAGGAAATATTTTAACGGATGTTCGCTTAGAAGGCGCCGAGAAAAAAGCAATTATGGATGCTTTTACTGGCGGCTTTGATGGGATCGTCAAAAATTTTCTATTAGTTGTTTTTGAATACAATCGCAGCGACGATCTTCCATTCATGATTGATGAATTTGAACGTCGTTACGATGAATTAAATAAAATCGCACACGGAACAGTCACAACAGCTGTTCCGCTCTCTGAAGATAAGAAACAAGAGCTTGAAGCGAAAGTCGCTGATGTTTTTGGCTACCAGAAGGCCACGTTAACCCCGTTTGTTGATGAATCAATTCTCGGCGGTGTCATTGTTGAAGCCGATCATCAAGTGATCGACGGCAGCCTCGCCAGCCAATTAAATGGTCTACGAGCAGCACTTAGTAAAAAGTAG
- the atpF gene encoding F0F1 ATP synthase subunit B, giving the protein MLNLVIAEAVNTTLGNLIVVTLSFVILMALLKHFAWGAVQDILKKREDKIANDLDSAENSRIKATELEKERETQLASSRSDAADIIKNAKESGELSRQNIIKDTKEEVTRLKDRAQSEIKDERENALTSVKDDVATLSLQIAEKILSKELSQEAHQDLINNYMDKLGNTKHEA; this is encoded by the coding sequence ATGCTGAATCTAGTTATTGCTGAGGCTGTCAATACAACACTCGGTAATTTAATCGTCGTTACGCTATCATTCGTGATTCTAATGGCGCTATTAAAACATTTCGCATGGGGTGCCGTTCAAGACATCCTTAAAAAACGCGAAGACAAGATCGCCAATGATCTAGATTCTGCCGAAAACTCTCGGATTAAAGCAACTGAGCTGGAAAAAGAACGTGAAACTCAGTTGGCAAGTTCCCGTAGTGATGCGGCAGATATTATTAAAAATGCGAAAGAGAGTGGCGAATTAAGCCGCCAAAACATCATTAAGGATACAAAAGAAGAAGTCACGCGTCTGAAAGATCGCGCGCAATCGGAAATCAAAGACGAACGTGAAAATGCGTTGACTTCTGTTAAAGATGATGTGGCAACACTTTCTCTACAAATCGCAGAAAAAATCTTGAGTAAAGAGCTGTCACAAGAAGCTCATCAAGATTTGATCAACAACTATATGGACAAGTTGGGTAACACGAAACATGAAGCTTGA
- the atpE gene encoding ATP synthase F0 subunit C, translating into MNFIGAGIAIMGAAIGAGYGNGQVISKAIESMARQPEMSGQIRSTMFIGVGLIEAVPILGVVLAMLMVFQ; encoded by the coding sequence ATGAACTTTATCGGTGCAGGAATCGCAATCATGGGAGCCGCAATTGGGGCTGGTTATGGTAACGGACAAGTAATCTCAAAGGCAATTGAATCAATGGCGCGTCAACCAGAAATGTCAGGTCAAATTCGTTCTACAATGTTCATCGGTGTTGGTTTGATCGAAGCTGTGCCAATTCTGGGTGTCGTATTAGCTATGTTGATGGTTTTCCAATAA